Sequence from the Amycolatopsis sp. NBC_00345 genome:
CCTGCCACGGCGCGTCCTCGCGGCGGTCGACCGGCACCGGGAACTTCAGCCAGCGCTCGCCCAGTTCGAAGAACTGCTCCTTGATCGAACTGTTCTTGTCCATCCCGAGCATCAGCGCGTGGTTGGCCCACGAGCCGTGCACGTTGAGCGCGACGCGTGCGTCGCTGAAGCCGTCGATGTTGTCGAACAGCAGCGCGGGCGCGGTCTTGCCGTCGAGATTCGCGACGGCCCGTCCGGCCGCGCCGAGATCCGGTTCCGGTTTGACGGGCCGGTCGATGTGCAGAAGCTGCTTCTCGGCGTCCAGCGCGGCCAGAAAGCCGCGCAGGTCGTCAAAGGGCGGAGGCATGGATCTCCTTTCGGATGGCGCGGGTGCCTTCCCAGCGGAGGGCCCCCGGCACGTCGAGCCCGACCTGGTCGAGGATCCGGGCGACCGTCTGGTCGACGAGGTCCGCGATGCTGGTGGGCCGGTGGTAGAACGCGGGCATGGGCGGCACGATCTGGACGCCCATCCGGGCCAGCGCGAGCAGGTTGTCCAGGTGGATCTCGGACAGCGGCGTCTCCCGGGGAACCAGGACCAGCTTGCGGCGCTCCTTGATGGTGACGTCGGCCGCGCGGGCGATGAGCCCTTCACCGTAGCCGGTCCGGATCGCCGCGACGGTTTTCATGCTGGCCGGCACGACGATCATCCCGTCGGCCCGGAACGAACCGCTGGAGATCGGCGCGGCCTGGTCGTTGGCGGCATGGACCCGGGTGGCGAGCTCCCGGACCTCGGGCACCGAGCGGCCGGTCTCCAGTTCGATGGTGGCCCGCGCCCAGTGGCTCAGCACCAGGTGGGTCTCGACCTCCAGGTCCCGCAACACTTCCAGCACCCGGATGCCGAGGATCGCGCCGGTGGCCCCGGTCATCCCGATCACCAATCGCATGAAGACGCTCCCTGCTGCTCGGCGAGGACCAACATTCCGTACACAGACAGTCCGTATACGGATGATGTTAGAGTGGCGCCGTGAGCACGTCAACGGGTGTGACCGCGGGAACCGCCGACTCGCTCCCCGGCTGGGAGCAACCGGAACTCGCCCTGCGCGGATCAGCCGGCCATCTCCTGCGCCGGGCGATGCAGGTGTACACGGCGCTGTGGACGAGCACTGTTTCCGACAAGCTCACGTCGCCGCAGTTCGCCGTGCTCGCCGTGCTGTCCACTGAGGAATCGCTGGACCAGCAGACCATCGGCGCCCGGGCCGGGCTGGACAAGTCCACCTGCGGCCACATCGTCGACCACCTGGGCAAGCTCGAACTCGTGAGCGCCACCGTCGACCCGGCCAACCGGCGCCGCAAACTGGTGGCGCTCACCGAGCGCGGACGCGACACGCTGCGCACCGCGACACCACTGCGAGCGCAGGTGGAGGAAACCGCGCTCGCGGCCCTCACCGGCAAGGAGAAACGCGAACTGAGCCGGTTGCTCGGCAAGATGACCGGGCTCAACCAGCCGGACTAGCGGCCAGCCAGTGCCTCGCCGACGATTACGGCCGGCACCCGGTCGCCGAGCTCTGACTGTCCTTTGTAGACCAAGTCGCGCGGATTCGCTCCGCGGTGGTGACGGCTTGCCTGAGCCCGGCCTGGCGTGCCGGTTGCCAGGCCGCCCAATTGCCCAGGTCCGGACCGAAGGCCTCCAGTGCGGTGGCTCGCGAGGGAACAGGTGCGCCAGCGGTTCGATGAGGACCAGGACATCGGCGCCGGTGGCGACGTCGGCGTTGGTCCCGGACACGATGCGCGCGAAGAACAACTTGCCGAGCTCCTTGCCGAGGGTCTGGCCGTGGACAAAACCCGGCAGTCACTTGAAACTCGCGTCGATCGCCCACACGACGCCGTAACCGATCCTGACCACAGCGGCGCCGCGGAGCCGGCGACGGTCCGACCGGAACGGCCCGGCGGTCGCCGCGGCCGGCGCAGCGCTGGTCACAGTGCTCATAAGTGATCCTTTTCGTCGTCGGTATCCACAAAGGACCCATGCTCGGGTTTGCGGCAGACCGGAACCGGACGGCAGCGAAGGACACCGCGGCGACCTCCGGCGCCTGCGCGCCGGACGTCCGTAGCGGTGAGGAGCCGGCCAACCACCAACCTCTGACCGACACCATTCCTGCGTTCCGTGCCGATACGTCCAGATCGAAGGTTATCCGCCGGTTAAATCTCCCGGATCGGCTGCGCAGTCCGGGTGGTGTTGCTTATTTCCCACCTTTAGTCGCATTGGGTAAATGGCACAGTACTGACTCGTCCCCCACTTCGAGGAGTGCGCACATGCCCATGCCTTCCGCTCAGCGGACGATCCCGTGTGGCAAGACGAAGCTCCGGCCCGTCGTGGCCGGCCTGTGCACCGCGGTCGCCACCGCGGCGCTGGCGACCGCACCCGCGTCGGCAGCCCCCGCGGTGGCAGCGATCCCCCGCCCGGACCACATCGTCGTCGTGATCGACGAGAACCACGCCCAGGGTGAGATCGTCGGCAGCGCGGACGCGCCCTACATCACCGGGCTTTCCCGCCAGGGCGCGAATCTCACGGCCTCGCACGCCATCACCCACCCCAGCCAGCCGAACTACCTGGCCCTGTTCTCCGGTGGCACCCAAGGCGCCACCAGCGACACCTGTCCCAAGAAAGCCTTCACCACAGCCAACCTCGGCGGTGAGGCGCTCGCGGCGAACCTGACCTTCGCCGGGTATTCGGAAAGCATGCCCAGCGACGGGTACACCGGCTGCACTTCGGGCGACTACGCCCGCAAGCACAACCCCTGGGTGGACTTCGCCGACGTCCCCGCCACGAGCAACCTGACGTACACCAGCTTCCCGACCGACTACACGAAGCTGCCGGCGATCTCCTTCGTGGTCCCCGACCTCCAAGACGACATGCACGACGGCACCGTCGCCCAAGGCGACACGTGGCTGCACGACAACCTCGACGGTTACGTGCAATGGGCCAAGACCCACAACAGCGTCTTCCTGCTCACCTTCGACGAAGACGACAACGGGCCGGACAACCTGATCCCCACCATCATCACCGGCGCCGGGGTGACGACCGGCACCTACACCGAGGATGTCAACCACTACAACGTCCTGCGCACCATCGAGGACGCCTACGGGCTGCCTCACGCGGGCCAAAGCGCCTCGGCCACACCGATCACCGACATCTGGTCCTGACCGGTCTCGCATTCCCCGCCGGCCATCCCGCGACTGTGCGCACCTGGCCGTCGACACCGATCAGACGGGCCGGCAAGCGGCGCGTCCTCCACCGTCCACTACGGAACCGGCGGCCGGGCCCAGGCTCAGCGCGTCACCCAGGTGCTCGGCGGGCTGCCCGGCCGACAGCACGCTCTCGGGGCTGCGTTCACCCGGCCCCTCGCCGCCGGGCCGTCACTCGAGTCCCGGCAGCACCCGAGTGCCCTCGGCCCGTACCGCGGCGAGGGACCGCGGGTCGAGGTCCAGCAGCCGCAGGATCGTCGGGGCGATCTGGGTGGTCTCGACCGCGCCGGTCACCACGGTGCCCCGGCCGGCGCCGCCGACCACCAGCGGGACGGCGCGGTCGTCGGCCGACGCGCCGCCGTGCTCGGCGATCTTCTTGCGCCCGCCGGTGAACACGACGCCGGGCAGGGTCAGGCCGACGAGGTCGGGGACGCGGGCGTCGCCGGGCCGGACGCCGAAGTACCGGGCGGCGCCGGCTCCCGCGTGGACGGTCGTCAGTCCTGAGTGGACGAACGGCTTCGCCGCGCCCGTGGCGCCGTTGCCGGTGCCGGACTGGGCGAGCAGATAGTCCTTCGCGAACGACGTCGCCGAGGGCGAGCGGTCCGAGAGCCACAGCAGCATCGCGTCGTCGTCGGTCGACTGCGCCACGAGGTCCGGCGCGCCCGGGTGGGCCGCGCGCCAGGCGGCGTTCAGCCCGTCGAGGAGGGCGCCGTCGTCGATCCGGGTCAGTGCGGCCGGGTCGACCGGCGACTGGCCGTGCTTGGCGGACAGCACGATCGTGGTGCTGCGGTCGAGGTGGCGGCGCTTCAGCTCGTCGGCGAACGCCCCGACCTGACGGTCGACGAAGTCCAGCGCGGAGCGCAGCACCGGTCCCGGCGCGGCGCCGCCGGGCAGGTACCCGCCGGCCTGCCCGCCCGACACCGGGAGCTTCTGCGCGGTGGACACCGACTGGAAGTTCAGCCCGAACACCGCCGGCGTGCCGGCCCGCGTGGTCCGGCTGTGGTCGTAGCCGTCGATCTCGTTGAGCACCGCGTCGGCCTTGTAGGCGTCGTAGCGCTGGGTCGCGGCGTTGTCCGTGGTCCAGTCCCCGCTGCCGGCCACGCTGTTGATCTCGGGGGTGAACAGGTCCTGGACACCGGTGCCGGACGGGCCGTCCAGCATTTCGTAGGCAGGGTGCTTGTCGGACCACGCGGTGCGCAAACCGGCCTGGCGCGCCACCTCGAACACCGTGTTGACCCGCAGGTACTGGTGCGGGTAAACGGGTTCGCAGGTCCGCGGGTCGACGGGCAGCTTCGCCGGGTCGATCAGCGTGCGCGGGTCCCCGGTCATCTTCAGCACCCCGTCGGGCAAGTTCGCGAGACCCTGCCCGGCGTCGAGGGCGTCCTTGTTCCGGTCGAGGTCCTCGGTGTAGTCGACGACGACGCCCGGCTGCACGCCCGCGCACTTCGTCGTGCCCGCAGGCAGCAGCGCGTGGTTGTAGGTGGCGTCGTAGTACACGCCGGTCGTGGCCGGGTTGCCGCCGGTGACCTGCGCGACCATGCCGGGGAACGAGTCCGAGGGCACCGGCGTGCTCGCGTGGGTGTACTGCGTGCCGTGCGCCACCAGGGCCGCCAGCGCCGAGTGCGGGTGCGCCGCGGTGTACCAGGCGAGGTCCGACTGGTGGAGTCCGTCGACCGAGACGAGCAGCACGTGCCGCTGCTCCGGCTGTGCCGCCGCCGGCACGGCCGTGGCGAACAGCCCCGCCGCGGCGAGCAGAGCGAACAAGGGTGCGCGGTTTCTCGACACGATCTTTCCTCCTGCGGTTCCGGCGTCCGGAACGGAGCGCCCGACGTATTCCAGGCGGTGGAGAAGGACCTCGGGAAACGCCGGGGCGAACATCGAATGA
This genomic interval carries:
- a CDS encoding UbiX family flavin prenyltransferase, which produces MRLVIGMTGATGAILGIRVLEVLRDLEVETHLVLSHWARATIELETGRSVPEVRELATRVHAANDQAAPISSGSFRADGMIVVPASMKTVAAIRTGYGEGLIARAADVTIKERRKLVLVPRETPLSEIHLDNLLALARMGVQIVPPMPAFYHRPTSIADLVDQTVARILDQVGLDVPGALRWEGTRAIRKEIHASAL
- a CDS encoding MarR family winged helix-turn-helix transcriptional regulator; amino-acid sequence: MSTSTGVTAGTADSLPGWEQPELALRGSAGHLLRRAMQVYTALWTSTVSDKLTSPQFAVLAVLSTEESLDQQTIGARAGLDKSTCGHIVDHLGKLELVSATVDPANRRRKLVALTERGRDTLRTATPLRAQVEETALAALTGKEKRELSRLLGKMTGLNQPD
- a CDS encoding alkaline phosphatase family protein yields the protein MPMPSAQRTIPCGKTKLRPVVAGLCTAVATAALATAPASAAPAVAAIPRPDHIVVVIDENHAQGEIVGSADAPYITGLSRQGANLTASHAITHPSQPNYLALFSGGTQGATSDTCPKKAFTTANLGGEALAANLTFAGYSESMPSDGYTGCTSGDYARKHNPWVDFADVPATSNLTYTSFPTDYTKLPAISFVVPDLQDDMHDGTVAQGDTWLHDNLDGYVQWAKTHNSVFLLTFDEDDNGPDNLIPTIITGAGVTTGTYTEDVNHYNVLRTIEDAYGLPHAGQSASATPITDIWS
- a CDS encoding alkaline phosphatase family protein, with protein sequence MSRNRAPLFALLAAAGLFATAVPAAAQPEQRHVLLVSVDGLHQSDLAWYTAAHPHSALAALVAHGTQYTHASTPVPSDSFPGMVAQVTGGNPATTGVYYDATYNHALLPAGTTKCAGVQPGVVVDYTEDLDRNKDALDAGQGLANLPDGVLKMTGDPRTLIDPAKLPVDPRTCEPVYPHQYLRVNTVFEVARQAGLRTAWSDKHPAYEMLDGPSGTGVQDLFTPEINSVAGSGDWTTDNAATQRYDAYKADAVLNEIDGYDHSRTTRAGTPAVFGLNFQSVSTAQKLPVSGGQAGGYLPGGAAPGPVLRSALDFVDRQVGAFADELKRRHLDRSTTIVLSAKHGQSPVDPAALTRIDDGALLDGLNAAWRAAHPGAPDLVAQSTDDDAMLLWLSDRSPSATSFAKDYLLAQSGTGNGATGAAKPFVHSGLTTVHAGAGAARYFGVRPGDARVPDLVGLTLPGVVFTGGRKKIAEHGGASADDRAVPLVVGGAGRGTVVTGAVETTQIAPTILRLLDLDPRSLAAVRAEGTRVLPGLE